Proteins from a single region of Drosophila biarmipes strain raj3 chromosome 3R, RU_DBia_V1.1, whole genome shotgun sequence:
- the LOC108031245 gene encoding odorant receptor 85c yields the protein MKFMKYAVFFYTSVGIEPYTVASRPRKISLWSHLIFWTNVLNLSWIVLGEFLYLCVALSDGKFIEAVTVMSYIGFVFVGMSKMFFIWWKKPDLSNLVKDLELIYPEGRAQEKAYRLDRYLRSCSRISITYALLYSVLIWTFNLFSIMQYLVYEKWLKIRVVGQTLPYLMYFPWNWEGKWSYYVLLVLQNFAGHTSAAGQISTDLLLCAVATQVVMHFDHLARTVENHELSGDWFENSRFLAKTVHYHQRILRLMDVLNDIFGVPLLLNFMVSTFVICFVGFQMTVGVPPDIMIKLSLFLFSSMSQVYLICHYGQLVADASSGLSLAAYKQNWHRADVRYRRALVFFIARPQRTTYLRATIFMTITRATMTDLLQISYKFFALLRTMYIK from the exons ATGAAGTTCATGAAGTACGCAGTTTTCTTTTACACATCGGTGGGCATTGAGCCCTACACGGTGGCCTCTCGGCCCAGGAAAATCAGTCTCTGGTCGCACCTAATATTCTGGACCAATGTGCTAAACCTGAGTTGGATTGTTCTTGGCGAGTTCCTGTACCTCTGTGTGGCCCTCTCCGACGGCAAGTTTATCGAAGCGGTGACTGTGATGTCCTATATAGGGTTTGTGTTCGTGGGCATGAGCAAGATGTTCTTCATATGGTGGAAGAAACCAGACCTCAGCAATTTGGTCAAGGACTTGGAGCTGATATATCCGGAGGGCAGGGCTCAAGAGAAGGCTTATAGGTTGGATCGCTACCTGCGGTCTTGTTCCCGGATTAGCATCACCTACGCCCTGCTCTACTCTGTGCTCATCTGGACCTTCAACCTGTTCAGCATCATGCAATACCTCGTCTACGAAAAGTGGCTCAAGATCCGAGTGGTGGGTCAGACATTGCCGTATCTGATGTATTTTCCCTGGAATTGGGAGGGGAAGTGGTCGTACTATGTGCTGCTAGTTCTGCAAAACTTTGCGGGACACACTTCGGCAGCGGGACAGATCTCCACGGATCTTCTACTCTGTGCGGTGGCCACCCAGGTGGTCATGCACTTCGATCACCTGGCCAGGACTGTGGAGAACCACGAGTTGAGTGGGGATTGGTTCGAAAACTCTAGGTTTCTGGCGAAAACTGTCCACTATCACCAGCGCATTCTTCGTCTGATGGACGTGCTCAACGACATATTTGGGGTGCCCCTTCTGCTCAACTTCATGGTCTCCACATTCGTCATCTGCTTTGTGGGATTCCAGATGACAGTGGGTGTCCCGCCGGATATCATGATTAAGCTCTCGCTCTTCCTGTTCTCCTCCATGAGTCAGGTTTACTTGATATGTCACTACGGGCAGTTGGTCGCCGATGCG agCTCTGGCCTGTCACTCGCTGCCTATAAACAGAACTGGCACAGGGCTGATGTCCGCTATCGCCGAGCTCTGGTATTCTTTATAGCTCGACCTCAAAGGACAACGTATCTGAGGGCCACAATCTTCATGACCATAACAAGGGCCACTATGACTGAC CTTCTTCAGATATCCTACAAGTTCTTTGCTTTGCTGCGTACCatgtatattaaataa
- the LOC108031263 gene encoding odorant receptor 85b, which produces MEKLMKYASFFYTGVGIQPYAKRGGSQKDRIRNRIVFWSNVINLTIVGTCESIYVYSAYKEEKFLEAVTVMSYIGFIIVGMSKMFFIRWKKTAITQMMEEFGDIFPRGKVDEERYNLAKYLRSCSRISLTYSTLYSVLIWTFNLFCIMEYWVYEKWLNIRVVGKTLPYLMYIPWNYENSWSYYPLLFSQNFAGYTAAAGQISTDLLLCAVATQVIMHFDYLSNTMEHHKLSGDWQEDSKFMAKAVMFHERILRLSEVVNDIFGIPLLLNFMVSSFVICFVGFQMTVGVPPDVVIKLFLFLFSSMSQVYLICHYGQMVADASYGVSVATYNQNWSHADVRYKRALVIIIARAQNVTFLKATIFLDITRSTMTDLLQISYKFFALLRTMYTQ; this is translated from the exons ATGGAAAAGTTGATGAAGTACGCCAGCTTCTTCTACACCGGAGTGGGCATTCAGCCCTACGCCAAAAGAGGAGGTTCTCAAAAGGACAGGATAAGAAATCGCATTGTATTCTGGTCCAATGTGATCAACTTGACGATCGTTGGGACTTGTGAGAGCATTTATGTTTACAGTGCCTATAAGGAGGAGAAGTTTCTGGAAGCAGTTACTGTGATGTCTTATATTGGATTCATCATTGTGGGCATGAGCAAGATGTTCTTCATCCGGTGGAAGAAGACGGCTATAACCCAGATGATGGAGGAGTTTGGGGACATCTTCCCCAGGGGTAAAGTGGATGAGGAGCGATACAATCTGGCCAAGTACCTGCGCAGTTGCTCGAGGATCAGCCTTACCTATTCCACGCTGTACTCCGTTCTCATCTGGACCTTTAACTTGTTTTGCATTATGGAGTACTGGGTGTACGAGAAGTGGCTCAACATTCGAGTCGTGGGCAAGACCTTGCCTTACCTCATGTACATTCCCTGGAACTATGAGAACAGCTGGTCGTATTACCCACTGCTCTTCTCCCAGAACTTCGCAGGATATACTGCTGCTGCGGGGCAGATCTCCACGGATCTGTTGCTCTGTGCAGTGGCCACTCAGGTGATAATGCACTTCGACTATCTCTCAAATACAATGGAGCACCACAAGCTGAGTGGAGATTGGCAGGAGGACTCTAAATTTATGGCGAAAGCCGTTATGTTTCACGAAAGGATTCTTCGCCTGTCGGAGGTGGTGAACGATATATTCGGGATTCCACTGCTACTCAACTTCATGGTATCCTCGTTCGTCATCTGCTTTGTGGGATTCCAGATGACCGTGGGAGTGCCACCGGATGTGGTTATAAAGTTGTTCCTGTTTCTGTTCTCCTCGATGAGCCAGGTCTACTTGATCTGTCACTATGGGCAGATGGTGGCGGATGCG agctATGGAGTGTCAGTGGCCACCTACAATCAGAACTGGAGTCACGCCGATGTGCGCTATAAGCGAGCCTTGGTGATTATAATAGCTCGAGCTCAGAACGTAACCTTTCTGAAGGCCACCATCTTTTTGGATATCACCAGGTCCACCATGACGGAT CTACTTCAAATATCGTACAAGTTCTTCGCCCTGCTGCGCACCATGTACACCCAATAG